From the genome of Azospirillum brasilense, one region includes:
- a CDS encoding KAP family P-loop NTPase fold protein has product MTIGNLRLRSAGSIGGTAGDAYGRAEFAAALADVIDAADPDGPVVLGVNGRFGEGKSSVLSMLAASLENRRKYRIVWVSAWYTQGADQLLSAILFRIAMSIRADWAGSWASVVWARAKRISFPVLFAILFPPLLGIAIWATRPEKLGDISQVFSGDIAKLTLPVVVSTAFALIARSARPLANALGNVISAPAAERAGALSHFAEEIDIYASSLPNRGRFVIMLEDLDRCAPARVLEMVNAISQISTHPMAKYFCFVIAFDYKVVRDRLAEALREGQEESVLATKRAAEHLQKTFTLSLNLPPPKMEWKQPKITDGARAYLASGRWPLLDAAAIATCMAWALAWAYSGFGPAPQLALIPLMFMLLFSAARLLSWVCRSRKSTMQMSLEIDNNMRMAFNKLLPENLRERVVATNHAIAAYRLWEIYDGKSPADQWKILSLSAFMTRFGQLARPENLKAGPMSFREGADEFINAGAFEGRSLHHCRDPEMIAVFHRIFAALSEVVAVPPLAEVGSSSRHHV; this is encoded by the coding sequence GTGACCATCGGTAACTTAAGGCTTCGAAGCGCGGGATCTATCGGCGGGACCGCTGGCGATGCTTATGGCCGTGCCGAGTTCGCCGCCGCTCTTGCCGACGTCATTGATGCGGCCGATCCTGACGGTCCAGTGGTGCTTGGCGTAAACGGTCGGTTTGGCGAAGGAAAATCTTCGGTATTAAGTATGCTCGCGGCCTCGCTCGAAAATAGACGGAAATACCGGATCGTCTGGGTAAGTGCGTGGTATACCCAAGGCGCCGACCAACTTCTGTCTGCAATACTATTCCGCATAGCGATGTCAATTCGTGCTGATTGGGCGGGATCGTGGGCCAGTGTTGTTTGGGCACGCGCAAAGCGCATTAGTTTTCCTGTGCTTTTCGCTATTTTGTTCCCGCCGTTGCTTGGCATCGCTATTTGGGCCACGCGTCCTGAAAAGCTAGGTGATATATCTCAGGTTTTCTCCGGGGATATCGCAAAGCTTACACTCCCTGTCGTTGTCAGTACGGCCTTTGCTTTGATAGCGAGATCTGCGAGGCCGCTTGCCAATGCCCTTGGCAACGTGATCTCTGCTCCCGCAGCGGAGCGCGCTGGAGCGCTTTCACACTTTGCAGAGGAAATTGACATCTATGCGTCCTCGTTGCCAAATCGGGGGCGGTTCGTGATCATGCTCGAAGATTTAGATCGGTGTGCGCCGGCGAGGGTGCTAGAAATGGTCAATGCCATTAGCCAAATTTCTACGCATCCCATGGCTAAATATTTCTGCTTCGTTATCGCTTTTGATTATAAAGTGGTTCGCGACAGACTTGCCGAAGCTCTTAGGGAGGGTCAAGAGGAATCCGTACTTGCCACGAAGCGTGCAGCGGAGCATCTGCAGAAAACGTTTACGCTCTCCCTAAACTTGCCACCGCCTAAGATGGAATGGAAGCAGCCAAAGATAACTGATGGTGCTCGCGCTTATTTAGCATCTGGGCGATGGCCTTTGTTAGATGCCGCGGCGATAGCGACCTGTATGGCATGGGCATTAGCATGGGCATACAGCGGCTTTGGGCCTGCGCCACAGCTCGCGCTAATCCCACTTATGTTCATGTTGCTTTTTTCGGCCGCTCGTCTCCTAAGTTGGGTGTGTCGGAGTAGGAAGAGCACGATGCAGATGTCCCTGGAAATCGATAATAATATGCGCATGGCTTTTAATAAGTTATTGCCCGAGAACTTGCGGGAGCGTGTCGTTGCTACCAATCATGCTATTGCTGCTTATCGGCTGTGGGAGATTTACGATGGCAAAAGCCCGGCAGACCAGTGGAAAATCCTCTCTCTGTCGGCATTCATGACACGATTTGGACAACTCGCTAGACCAGAAAACCTTAAAGCTGGCCCAATGTCTTTTAGGGAAGGCGCTGACGAATTTATTAACGCCGGCGCGTTTGAAGGCCGAAGTCTCCACCATTGCCGCGATCCTGAAATGATCGCTGTTTTCCACCGTATTTTCGCGGCACTATCTGAGGTCGTCGCTGTTCCTCCCCTTGCCGAGGTTGGAAGTTCTTCACGTCACCATGTATAG